In the genome of Hydractinia symbiolongicarpus strain clone_291-10 chromosome 5, HSymV2.1, whole genome shotgun sequence, one region contains:
- the LOC130646024 gene encoding poly [ADP-ribose] polymerase tankyrase-2-like, whose protein sequence is MSDESDIEDDPKRESIIISRDSSNKLALPPKQDLDAVSEVSDQDDNIELSIHQAAREGAIEKIKEEAKKSGIDFLKYVDQLNPENQAPIHLAARYNRTEVIKYLVEEGAWIDIPGEDKNTPLHIAVKYDCTEAAKTLIRLGANCTSKNFYGQTALHFACRRGNSEVCTMLVSYANIDVNGVDNSTATPLHMAVVGGNKNVVTILLRHNASIYVVDDEGQYPLHIAASEGQAELIPILYNASKLRSNTQLCPQAYFSAF, encoded by the exons ATGAGTGACGAAAGCGACATTGAAGATGATCCTAAGCGTGAAAGCATAATTATATCAAGGGACAGTTCTAATAAGCTTGCTCTTCCTCCAAAACAAGATTTGGACGCAGTTAGTGAAGTGAGCGACCAGGATGATAATATTGAGCTTTCCATCCACCAAGCAGCCAGAGAAGGAGCAATTGAAAAGATCAAAGAGGAGGCAAAAAAATCTGgcattgattttttgaaatatgttgaccaACTAAATCCAGAAAACCAAGCTCCAATTCATTTAGCGGCCCGTTATAACCGAACGGAAGTTATCAAATATTTGGTAGAAGAAGGTGCATGGATTGACATacctggagaagataaaaacacTCCCCTTCATATTGCAGTCAA ATATGACTGCACCGAAGCCGCGAAAACTTTAATTCGTCTCGGCGCAAACTGTACATCCAAGAACTTCTATGGTCAGACAGCTTTGCACTTCGCCTGTAGAAGAGGAAATAGTGAAGTTTGTACTATGCTTGTGTCCTATGCAAATATCGATGTGAATGGCGTAGATAACAGCACG GCAACTCCACTGCATATGGCTGTTGTCGGTGGCAACAAGAACGTAGTCACCATATTGTTACGTCATAACGCGAGCATCTATGTTGTTGACGATGAAGGACAGTATCCTCTCCATATAGCAGCTTCTGAAGGACAAGCTGAACTCATTCCAATACTTTATAATGCAAGTAAGTTACGTTCAAATACACAGCTTTGTCCCCAGGCTTATTTTAGCGCTTTCTAA